A genomic segment from Thermoplasmata archaeon encodes:
- a CDS encoding excisionase: MRYEFMHKDVIVADLILSEDDGTILKVEHMQHLEHMPMGTVVKGFLDGRAFKGWWNSRSIPASRSGIKDVLYELDYHSTTMLIEKCMGLSLSDQYWIRREGSDICWEDVNFFENEFSEDMGDLLFGKISGSDELSLSSPDNTSDGVLKKRWKIIDGERCLIKGGSGQNMQEPFNEVIASILMSSQSIDHIPYDLVWMDGYPYSVCKDFIDGSTELLTAYHLVKSVSQKKSDNLYMHYVRVCEDLGVDIVPALDRMIVIDYIMMNNDRHMGNFGLIRNADTLEVIGPAPIFDTGSSLGCQIRTDRFKTELDHSAKPFKETFHEQLGLVSDFSWLDIESMTSSLGAVESVLDSKGFIGDERKGMIMDLLKDRIEKISHRI; this comes from the coding sequence ATGCGTTATGAGTTCATGCATAAGGATGTCATCGTGGCCGATCTGATCCTAAGCGAAGATGACGGCACGATTCTCAAGGTAGAGCATATGCAGCACTTAGAACACATGCCCATGGGTACCGTTGTCAAGGGTTTCCTCGACGGACGTGCATTCAAAGGCTGGTGGAACAGCCGTTCCATCCCTGCCAGTCGCAGTGGTATAAAGGATGTCCTCTACGAACTGGACTACCACTCCACCACGATGCTTATCGAGAAGTGCATGGGACTCAGCCTGTCCGATCAATACTGGATCAGAAGGGAAGGATCTGACATCTGTTGGGAGGATGTAAATTTCTTCGAGAACGAATTCTCCGAGGATATGGGTGATCTGCTCTTCGGCAAGATCTCCGGAAGCGATGAACTCAGCTTATCATCCCCCGATAACACATCGGACGGTGTCCTGAAGAAAAGATGGAAGATCATCGACGGAGAGAGATGCCTTATCAAAGGCGGAAGCGGTCAGAATATGCAAGAACCTTTCAACGAAGTCATCGCATCTATACTCATGTCCTCGCAGTCCATCGACCACATCCCATATGACTTGGTCTGGATGGACGGGTACCCGTACAGCGTTTGCAAGGATTTCATCGATGGAAGCACCGAACTGCTGACAGCATATCATCTGGTGAAATCCGTCTCTCAGAAGAAGAGCGATAACCTGTACATGCACTACGTCCGTGTATGTGAAGATCTGGGCGTCGATATAGTCCCTGCATTGGACCGTATGATCGTAATAGACTACATCATGATGAACAACGACAGGCATATGGGTAATTTCGGACTGATACGCAACGCTGATACGCTGGAAGTAATTGGGCCCGCACCCATATTCGATACCGGGTCGTCATTGGGATGTCAGATCCGTACAGATAGGTTCAAGACCGAATTGGACCACAGCGCTAAGCCTTTCAAGGAGACGTTCCATGAGCAGTTGGGTCTCGTCTCGGATTTCTCATGGCTGGACATCGAATCGATGACATCATCCCTCGGTGCCGTGGAATCAGTGCTGGATTCAAAGGGATTCATCGGGGA
- a CDS encoding 50S ribosomal protein L11, translating to MVDTVEALVDGGRASAGPPLGPALGPKGVNIGQVIAKINEKTKAFDGMKVPVKILINDDKTFDIKVGTPPVSALIKGELGVESGAHNARTEKVGNLTLDQAKKIADMKGDDLLGATLKARVLEVAGACVAIGVTIDGKGPKDFTKAVKAGEYDSQF from the coding sequence ATGGTAGATACTGTTGAGGCATTGGTGGACGGAGGCCGCGCTTCCGCAGGTCCACCGCTCGGACCCGCACTGGGCCCCAAAGGAGTGAACATCGGTCAGGTCATCGCGAAGATCAACGAGAAGACAAAGGCCTTTGACGGAATGAAGGTCCCCGTCAAGATCCTGATCAACGACGACAAGACATTCGACATCAAGGTCGGAACACCCCCCGTGTCCGCACTGATCAAGGGAGAGCTCGGAGTAGAGTCCGGAGCCCACAACGCCAGGACCGAGAAGGTAGGAAACCTCACCCTCGACCAGGCAAAGAAGATCGCCGACATGAAAGGCGACGATCTCCTCGGTGCAACACTGAAGGCAAGGGTCCTGGAAGTCGCAGGAGCCTGCGTCGCCATCGGTGTGACCATCGACGGAAAGGGACCCAAGGACTTCACCAAGGCCGTCAAGGCCGGTGAGTACGACTCCCAGTTCTGA